One Takifugu rubripes chromosome 2, fTakRub1.2, whole genome shotgun sequence genomic region harbors:
- the pttg1ipa gene encoding PTTG1 interacting protein a isoform X1, which yields MCVRTQRSSPPRPSCCVKHFLPSHAGSGRKVGHIVFNLRQGGGVMDSRVFVPSVLLLFGLVTVFAQSNSPNQVCESKNGTSCEECLKNVTCLWCITTKSCLTYPVRTILPPHALCPLNDARWGLCWMNFQTLIICLAVIGGIIIIAFFVCLFCCCKCENFGSNRFEAKMQRQANKLKTKQEERKAEMKQRHDEIRQKYGLSGPNPYSKFA from the exons ATGTGCGTCAGAACGCAACGCTCGAGTCCACCTCGACCCAGCTGCTGTGTAAAACATTTCCTACCTTCGCACGCTGGTTCCGGAAGAAAAGTCGGTCATATCGTATTTAATCTTCGTCAGGGCGGCGGCGTGATGGATTCTCGGGTTTTTGTCCCCAGTGTCCTGCTTCTCTTCGGTTTGGTGACAGTTTTTGCTCAGTCTAACTCACCTAATCAAG TTTGTGAGTCAAAGAACGGGACAAGCTGCGAGGAATGCCTGAAAAATGTCACG TGCCTGTGGTGCATCACCACCAAGTCCTGCCTGACCTATCCAGTCAGGACCATCCTGCCTCCGCATGCCCTCTGCCCTTTGAATGATGCACGCTGGGGGCTGTGCTGGA TGAACTTCCAGACGCTGATTATCTGCTTGGCCGTGATTGGTGGGATTATTATCATTGCCTTCTTTGTctgcctgttctgctgctgcaagtGCGAGAACTTTGG ATCCAATAGGTTCGAGGCCAAGATGCAGAGGCAAGCCAACAAGTTGAAAACCAAGCAGGAGGAAAG GAAAGCggagatgaaacagagacatgACGAAATCAGGCAGAAATATG gtCTAAGTGGGCCCAACCCATACTCCAAATTTGCCTAG
- the pttg1ipa gene encoding PTTG1 interacting protein a isoform X2 codes for MPEKCHVNFQTLIICLAVIGGIIIIAFFVCLFCCCKCENFGSNRFEAKMQRQANKLKTKQEERKAEMKQRHDEIRQKYGLSGPNPYSKFA; via the exons ATGCCTGAAAAATGTCACG TGAACTTCCAGACGCTGATTATCTGCTTGGCCGTGATTGGTGGGATTATTATCATTGCCTTCTTTGTctgcctgttctgctgctgcaagtGCGAGAACTTTGG ATCCAATAGGTTCGAGGCCAAGATGCAGAGGCAAGCCAACAAGTTGAAAACCAAGCAGGAGGAAAG GAAAGCggagatgaaacagagacatgACGAAATCAGGCAGAAATATG gtCTAAGTGGGCCCAACCCATACTCCAAATTTGCCTAG